The following proteins are encoded in a genomic region of Capra hircus breed San Clemente chromosome 16, ASM170441v1, whole genome shotgun sequence:
- the PLEKHA6 gene encoding pleckstrin homology domain-containing family A member 6 isoform X5 → MGEAARVQIPPAQKSAPPQASRHNHEKPDSENIPPGKHHHQLPHNSVPKPEPEAKTRGEGDGRGCEKAERRPERPDAKSEPLAKANGVHAGPEPASEPGSPFPEGLRVPGGGERPAQPNGWQYSSPSRPGSTAFPPQDSESGGHRRSFPPRTNPDKIAQRKSSMNQLQQWVNLRRGIPPPEDLRSPSRFYPVSRRVPEYYSPYSPQYPDDYQYYPPGVRPDSICSMPAYDRISPPWGLEDKRHSFRNGGGPAFQLREWKEPAGLGRPDGTVWTPSPSRQPVFYDELEAASGSLRRLSLQPRSHSVPRSPGQGSYSRSRLYSPARSPRAHFERLPPRSEDIYADPAAYVMRRSISSPKYDYLGDRRPVPAGLFPYNYPPSPTVHDKTDELLDLQLQRNLEYLDQQMSESEALISVVNRMVESSSPSAQLFMQVPPYPEVFQDSLHTYKLNEQDTDKLLGKLCEQNKAVREQERLVQQLRAEKESLESALMGTHQELEMFGSQPAYPEKLLHKKESLQNQLINIRVELSQATTALANSTMEYESLEAEVSALHDELWEQLSLDLQNEVLNRQIQKEIWRIQDVMEGLRKNNPSRGTDTAKHRGGLGPSGTYSSNSPASPLSSASLTSPLSPFSLVSGSQGSPTKPGFSEPKASYEQSKRDPQQTSPLDTSRDISLVSTRQEAEAEKQAALNKVGIVPPRTKSPTDEEVTPSRVVRRSANGLTNGLSSRQERPKSAVFPGEGKAKMSVEEQMDRMRRRQSGSTRDKRRSLQLPASPAPDPGARPAYKVVRRHRSIHEVDISNLEAALRAEEPGGQAYETPREEIARLRKMELEPQHYDVDINKELSTPDKVLIPERYIDLEPDTPLSPEELKEKQKKVERIKTLIAKSSMQSVVPVGEGDFVDVPQDSESQLQEQEKRIEISCALATEASRRGRMLSVQCATPSPPTSPASPAPPANPLPSEPPRGADSSHVMRV, encoded by the exons ATGGGGGAGGCCGCCCGAGTACAGATCCCCCCAGCCCAGAAGTCGGCGCCGCCCCAAGCTTCACGTCACAA CCATGAGAAGCCAGACTCTGAGAACATCCCACCCGGCAAACACCACCATCAGCTCCCCCACAACAGCGTTCCCAAGCCTGAACCAGAGGCCAAGACTCGCGGTGAGGGCGACGGCCGAGGCTGCGAGAAGGCGGAGCGGAGGCCCGAGAGGCCCGACGCCAAGAGCGAGCCGCTGGCGAAAGCCAACGGTGTCCACGCCGGACCAGAACCCGCCTCAGAGCCGGGCAGCCCTTTCCCCGAGGGCCTGAGGGTCCCGGGAGGCGGGGAGCGGCCCGCCCAGCCCAACGGCTGGCAGTATAGCTCCCCCAGCCGGCCGGGGAGCACAGCCTTCCCGCCTCAGGACTCCGAGAGCGGGGGTCACCGGCGGAGCTTCCCGCCACGCACCAACCCCGACAAAATCGCCCAGCGCAAGAGCTCCATGAACCAGCTTCAGCAGTGGGTGAACCTGCGCCGAGGGATCCCCCCTCCTGAAGACCTTCGGAG tcctTCTAGGTTCTACCCTGTGTCCCGTAGGGTCCCTGAGTATTACAGCCCCTACTCTCCCCAGTACCCTGATGATTACCAGTACTACCCCCCAGGGGTGCGGCCGGACAGCATCTGCTCGATGCCGGCCTACGACCGGATCAGCCCGCCCTGGGGCCTGGAGGACAAGCGGCACTCCTTCCGGAACGGAGGCGGCCCTGCCTTCCAGCTGCGCGAGTGGAAGGAGCCTGCTGGCCTTGGGCGGCCTGACGGCACCGTCtggacccccagcccctcccggCAGCCCGTCTTCTACGATGAACTGGAGGCCGCCTCCGGCTCCCTGCGCCGCCTGTCCCTGCAGCCCCGCTCCCACTCCGTGCCCCGCTCTCCCGGCCAGGGCTCCTACAGCCGCAGCCGCCTCTACTCCCCCGCCCGCTCGCCCAGGGCCCACTTTGAGCGGCTGCCGCCTCGCAGCGAGGACATCTATGCTGACCCTGCCGCCTACGTGATGAGGCGATCCATCAGCTCCCCCAAG TATGATTACCTGGGAGACAGGCGGCCAGTCCCTGCAGGACTGTTCCCCTACAACTACCCACCGTCCCCCACGGTCCACGATAAGACG GATGAACTTTTAGACCTTCAGTTGCAAAGAAACCTAGAGTATTTGGATCAGCAG ATGAGTGAGAGCGAGGCTCTGATCAGTGTGGTGAACCGCATGGTGGAGAGCTCCTCCCCCAGCGCCCAGCTCTTCATGCAA GTCCCTCCATACCCAGAAGTGTTCCAGGACAGCCTCCACACCTACAAGCTGAACGAGCAAGACACAGAC AAGCTGCTGGGCAAGTTGTGTGAGCAGAACAAGGCGGTGCGGGAGCAGGAGCGGCTGGTGCAGCAGCTGCGAGCTGAGAAG GAGAGTCTGGAAAGTGCATTGATGGGGACCCACCAGGAACTGGAGATGTTTGGAAGCCAGCCCGCCTACCCAGAGAAACTGCTGCACAAGAAGGAGTCGCTGCAGAACCAGCTCATCAACATCCGGGTGGAGCTGTCTCAGGCGACCACG GCCCTGGCAAACAGCACCATGGAGTATGAGAGCCTGGAGGCAGAGGTCTCTGCCCTGCACGACGAGCTCTGGGAGCAGCTCAGCTTGGACCTCCAG AATGAGGTGCTCAACCGGCAAATCCAGAAGGAGATCTGGAGGATCCAGGATGTAATGGAGGGGCTGAGGAAGAATAACCCGTCCCGGGGCACAGACACAGCCAAGCACAGAG GAGGACTTGGCCCCTCGGGCACTTACAGCTCCAACAGCCCTGCCAGCCCTCTGAGCTCCGCCAGCCTCACCAGCCCACTGAGCCCCTTCTCCCTGGTGTCTGGCTCTCAGGGGTCCCCCACCAAGCCTGGCTTCAGTGAG CCCAAGGCAAGCTACGAGCAAAGCAAGAGAGACCCCCAGCAGACGTCCCCCCTGGACACCTCTAGAGACATCAGCCTTGTGTCCACCAGGCAAGAGGCTGAGGCAGAGAAGCAGGCAGCTCTCAACAAAG tggGCATCGTACCCCCACGGACCAAGTCACCCACCGATGAAGAAGTGACTCCATCGAGGGTGGTGAGGAGGAGTGCCAACGGGCTCACCAATGGCCTCTCCTCCCGG CAGGAGCGCCCCAAGAGTGCTGTGTTTCCTGGCGAGGGCAAGGCCAAAATGAGCGTGGAGGAGCAGATGGACCGCATGCGGCGGCGGCAGAGCGGCTCCACCAGGGACAAGCGGAGGAGTCTGCAGCTCCCAGCCAGCCCCGCCCCCGACCCCGGTGCCCGGCCTGCCTACAAAGTG GTGCGCCGCCACCGCAGCATCCACGAGGTAGACATCTCCAACCTGGAGGCGGCGCTGCGAGCCGAGGAGCCCGGCGGGCAGGCCTACGAGACTCCACGGGAGGAGATCGCCCGGCTCCGCAAGATGGAGCTGGAGCCCCAGCATTATGACGTGGATATCAACAAGGAG CTCTCCACCCCGGACAAAGTCCTCATCCCTGAGCGATACATTGACCTGGAGCCCGACACGCCCCTGAGCCCGGAGGAGCTGAAGGAGAAGCAGAAGAAGGTGGAGAGGATCAAGACGCTCATTGCCAAGTCCAG CATGCAGAGCGTGGTGCCCGTCGGCGAGGGGGACTTTGTGGACGTGCCCCAGGACTCGGAGAGCCAGCTGCaggagcaggagaagaggatTGAGATCTCCTGCGCCCTGGCGACCGAGGCCTCCCGCAGAGGACGCATGCTGTCTG
- the PLEKHA6 gene encoding pleckstrin homology domain-containing family A member 6 isoform X4 — MSNKAGGKRPTTTNSDLTNHSMVSEVPPERPSVRAARPSRKAIAFGKRSHSMKRNPSAPVTKAGWLFKQASSGVKQWNKRWFVLVDRCLFYYKDEKEESVLGSVPLLSFRVAAVQPSDNISRKHTFKVTVCWVDEAGASSTHCLSPQAEHAGVRTYFFSAESPEEQEAWIQAMGEAARVQIPPAQKSAPPQASRHNHEKPDSENIPPGKHHHQLPHNSVPKPEPEAKTRGEGDGRGCEKAERRPERPDAKSEPLAKANGVHAGPEPASEPGSPFPEGLRVPGGGERPAQPNGWQYSSPSRPGSTAFPPQDSESGGHRRSFPPRTNPDKIAQRKSSMNQLQQWVNLRRGIPPPEDLRSPSRFYPVSRRVPEYYSPYSPQYPDDYQYYPPGVRPDSICSMPAYDRISPPWGLEDKRHSFRNGGGPAFQLREWKEPAGLGRPDGTVWTPSPSRQPVFYDELEAASGSLRRLSLQPRSHSVPRSPGQGSYSRSRLYSPARSPRAHFERLPPRSEDIYADPAAYVMRRSISSPKYDYLGDRRPVPAGLFPYNYPPSPTVHDKTDELLDLQLQRNLEYLDQQMSESEALISVVNRMVESSSPSAQLFMQVPPYPEVFQDSLHTYKLNEQDTDKLLGKLCEQNKAVREQERLVQQLRAEKESLESALMGTHQELEMFGSQPAYPEKLLHKKESLQNQLINIRVELSQATTALANSTMEYESLEAEVSALHDELWEQLSLDLQNEVLNRQIQKEIWRIQDVMEGLRKNNPSRGTDTAKHRGGLGPSGTYSSNSPASPLSSASLTSPLSPFSLVSGSQGSPTKPGFSEPKASYEQSKRDPQQTSPLDTSRDISLVSTRQEAEAEKQAALNKVGIVPPRTKSPTDEEVTPSRVVRRSANGLTNGLSSRQERPKSAVFPGEGKAKMSVEEQMDRMRRRQSGSTRDKRRSLQLPASPAPDPGARPAYKVVRRHRSIHEVDISNLEAALRAEEPGGQAYETPREEIARLRKMELEPQHYDVDINKELSTPDKVLIPERYIDLEPDTPLSPEELKEKQKKVERIKTLIAKSSMQSVVPVGEGDFVDVPQDSESQLQEQEKRIEISCALATEASRRGRMLSVQCATPSPPTSPASPAPPANPLPSEPPRGADSSHVMRV; from the exons ATGTCCAATAAAGCAGGTGGGAAACGGCCAACTACCACCAACAGTGACCTAACCAACCACAGCATGGTGTCTGAGGTCCCTCCAGAGCGGCCCAGTGTCCGG GCCGCCCGGCCATCCCGAAAGGCCATCGCTTTCGGCAAGCGCTCCCACTCCATGAAGCGAAACCCCAGCGCTCCCGTCACCAAGGCAGGCTGGCTCTTCAAGCAG GCCAGCTCTGGAGTTAAGCAATGGAATAAGCGCTGGTTCGTCCTGGTGGATCGCTGCCTCTTCTACTACAAAG ATGAGAAGGAGGAGAGCGTCCTGGGCAGCGTGCCCCTCCTGAGCTTCCGGGTGGCCGCGGTGCAGCCCTCGGACAACATCAGCCGGAAGCATACCTTTAAG GTGACTGTCTGCTGGGTGGACGAGGCTGGAGCCAGTTCCACGCACTGCCTCTCCCCACAGGCTGAGCACGCCGGGGTCCGCACCTACTTCTTCAGCGCCGAGAGCCCCGAGGAGCAGGAGGCCTGGATCCAGGCCATGGGGGAGGCCGCCCGAGTACAGATCCCCCCAGCCCAGAAGTCGGCGCCGCCCCAAGCTTCACGTCACAA CCATGAGAAGCCAGACTCTGAGAACATCCCACCCGGCAAACACCACCATCAGCTCCCCCACAACAGCGTTCCCAAGCCTGAACCAGAGGCCAAGACTCGCGGTGAGGGCGACGGCCGAGGCTGCGAGAAGGCGGAGCGGAGGCCCGAGAGGCCCGACGCCAAGAGCGAGCCGCTGGCGAAAGCCAACGGTGTCCACGCCGGACCAGAACCCGCCTCAGAGCCGGGCAGCCCTTTCCCCGAGGGCCTGAGGGTCCCGGGAGGCGGGGAGCGGCCCGCCCAGCCCAACGGCTGGCAGTATAGCTCCCCCAGCCGGCCGGGGAGCACAGCCTTCCCGCCTCAGGACTCCGAGAGCGGGGGTCACCGGCGGAGCTTCCCGCCACGCACCAACCCCGACAAAATCGCCCAGCGCAAGAGCTCCATGAACCAGCTTCAGCAGTGGGTGAACCTGCGCCGAGGGATCCCCCCTCCTGAAGACCTTCGGAG tcctTCTAGGTTCTACCCTGTGTCCCGTAGGGTCCCTGAGTATTACAGCCCCTACTCTCCCCAGTACCCTGATGATTACCAGTACTACCCCCCAGGGGTGCGGCCGGACAGCATCTGCTCGATGCCGGCCTACGACCGGATCAGCCCGCCCTGGGGCCTGGAGGACAAGCGGCACTCCTTCCGGAACGGAGGCGGCCCTGCCTTCCAGCTGCGCGAGTGGAAGGAGCCTGCTGGCCTTGGGCGGCCTGACGGCACCGTCtggacccccagcccctcccggCAGCCCGTCTTCTACGATGAACTGGAGGCCGCCTCCGGCTCCCTGCGCCGCCTGTCCCTGCAGCCCCGCTCCCACTCCGTGCCCCGCTCTCCCGGCCAGGGCTCCTACAGCCGCAGCCGCCTCTACTCCCCCGCCCGCTCGCCCAGGGCCCACTTTGAGCGGCTGCCGCCTCGCAGCGAGGACATCTATGCTGACCCTGCCGCCTACGTGATGAGGCGATCCATCAGCTCCCCCAAG TATGATTACCTGGGAGACAGGCGGCCAGTCCCTGCAGGACTGTTCCCCTACAACTACCCACCGTCCCCCACGGTCCACGATAAGACG GATGAACTTTTAGACCTTCAGTTGCAAAGAAACCTAGAGTATTTGGATCAGCAG ATGAGTGAGAGCGAGGCTCTGATCAGTGTGGTGAACCGCATGGTGGAGAGCTCCTCCCCCAGCGCCCAGCTCTTCATGCAA GTCCCTCCATACCCAGAAGTGTTCCAGGACAGCCTCCACACCTACAAGCTGAACGAGCAAGACACAGAC AAGCTGCTGGGCAAGTTGTGTGAGCAGAACAAGGCGGTGCGGGAGCAGGAGCGGCTGGTGCAGCAGCTGCGAGCTGAGAAG GAGAGTCTGGAAAGTGCATTGATGGGGACCCACCAGGAACTGGAGATGTTTGGAAGCCAGCCCGCCTACCCAGAGAAACTGCTGCACAAGAAGGAGTCGCTGCAGAACCAGCTCATCAACATCCGGGTGGAGCTGTCTCAGGCGACCACG GCCCTGGCAAACAGCACCATGGAGTATGAGAGCCTGGAGGCAGAGGTCTCTGCCCTGCACGACGAGCTCTGGGAGCAGCTCAGCTTGGACCTCCAG AATGAGGTGCTCAACCGGCAAATCCAGAAGGAGATCTGGAGGATCCAGGATGTAATGGAGGGGCTGAGGAAGAATAACCCGTCCCGGGGCACAGACACAGCCAAGCACAGAG GAGGACTTGGCCCCTCGGGCACTTACAGCTCCAACAGCCCTGCCAGCCCTCTGAGCTCCGCCAGCCTCACCAGCCCACTGAGCCCCTTCTCCCTGGTGTCTGGCTCTCAGGGGTCCCCCACCAAGCCTGGCTTCAGTGAG CCCAAGGCAAGCTACGAGCAAAGCAAGAGAGACCCCCAGCAGACGTCCCCCCTGGACACCTCTAGAGACATCAGCCTTGTGTCCACCAGGCAAGAGGCTGAGGCAGAGAAGCAGGCAGCTCTCAACAAAG tggGCATCGTACCCCCACGGACCAAGTCACCCACCGATGAAGAAGTGACTCCATCGAGGGTGGTGAGGAGGAGTGCCAACGGGCTCACCAATGGCCTCTCCTCCCGG CAGGAGCGCCCCAAGAGTGCTGTGTTTCCTGGCGAGGGCAAGGCCAAAATGAGCGTGGAGGAGCAGATGGACCGCATGCGGCGGCGGCAGAGCGGCTCCACCAGGGACAAGCGGAGGAGTCTGCAGCTCCCAGCCAGCCCCGCCCCCGACCCCGGTGCCCGGCCTGCCTACAAAGTG GTGCGCCGCCACCGCAGCATCCACGAGGTAGACATCTCCAACCTGGAGGCGGCGCTGCGAGCCGAGGAGCCCGGCGGGCAGGCCTACGAGACTCCACGGGAGGAGATCGCCCGGCTCCGCAAGATGGAGCTGGAGCCCCAGCATTATGACGTGGATATCAACAAGGAG CTCTCCACCCCGGACAAAGTCCTCATCCCTGAGCGATACATTGACCTGGAGCCCGACACGCCCCTGAGCCCGGAGGAGCTGAAGGAGAAGCAGAAGAAGGTGGAGAGGATCAAGACGCTCATTGCCAAGTCCAG CATGCAGAGCGTGGTGCCCGTCGGCGAGGGGGACTTTGTGGACGTGCCCCAGGACTCGGAGAGCCAGCTGCaggagcaggagaagaggatTGAGATCTCCTGCGCCCTGGCGACCGAGGCCTCCCGCAGAGGACGCATGCTGTCTG